In Marivivens aquimaris, one genomic interval encodes:
- a CDS encoding tellurite resistance TerB family protein: protein MTADSSLTAQDALVALMIAVSASDEDIRTAELVRINNMINHLPVFHDYDEERLPAVSRTVFDLLGEEDGLDALFGLIRDALPERMSETAYALACDVAAADGRIEGAEARMLEEIRHEMAVDRLHAAAIERGARARHMTL from the coding sequence ATGACCGCCGACAGTTCACTGACCGCCCAGGATGCACTCGTCGCCCTGATGATCGCCGTTTCCGCCAGCGACGAGGATATCCGCACCGCCGAACTCGTCCGGATCAACAACATGATTAACCACCTGCCGGTGTTCCACGACTACGACGAAGAGCGTCTGCCCGCCGTATCGCGCACCGTGTTCGATCTGCTGGGCGAAGAGGACGGCCTCGACGCGCTGTTCGGCCTCATCCGCGATGCGCTACCTGAACGTATGAGCGAAACCGCCTACGCGCTGGCCTGTGACGTGGCCGCCGCAGATGGCCGTATCGAAGGCGCAGAGGCGCGTATGCTCGAAGAAATCCGCCACGAGATGGCCGTCGACCGCCTGCATGCCGCCGCGATCGAACGCGGCGCCCGTGCGCGTCACATGACTCTGTAA
- a CDS encoding nicotinate-nucleotide adenylyltransferase: MVLGYPIAKPGQVIGLLGGSFDPAHEGHVAITLAALRRFGLDRVWWMVSPGNPLKEHGPAAIERRIAAAKGIMDHPRVTVTGIEQRLGTRYTAETIAALRRRYPGVKFVWLMGADNLVQFDKWQDWKTIMDSVPVGVIARPGYLLAAKTSKAARVYSDARLSARRSWQLGRSEAPKWCYVNLPLSEASSSAIRARGEWT; encoded by the coding sequence ATGGTTCTAGGATACCCCATAGCAAAGCCGGGACAGGTTATTGGCCTGCTTGGCGGATCGTTCGATCCAGCGCACGAAGGGCACGTTGCGATCACGCTCGCGGCGCTCCGCCGTTTCGGGCTGGACCGCGTGTGGTGGATGGTATCACCGGGCAATCCGCTCAAAGAACACGGGCCTGCCGCTATCGAGCGGCGTATCGCGGCTGCGAAGGGCATTATGGATCACCCGCGGGTGACTGTGACGGGGATCGAGCAGAGGCTGGGCACCCGCTACACCGCCGAAACCATCGCGGCGCTGCGTAGGCGGTATCCGGGGGTGAAGTTCGTCTGGCTGATGGGGGCCGATAACCTCGTGCAGTTTGACAAGTGGCAGGACTGGAAAACGATCATGGACAGCGTGCCTGTCGGTGTGATCGCACGTCCGGGGTATCTGCTAGCCGCGAAGACGTCCAAGGCTGCGCGTGTCTACTCCGATGCACGGCTTTCGGCGCGCCGTTCGTGGCAGCTTGGCCGCTCGGAAGCGCCCAAATGGTGCTATGTGAACCTCCCGCTCTCGGAAGCGTCATCGTCCGCGATCCGTGCGCGAGGAGAATGGACGTAA
- a CDS encoding glycoside hydrolase family 43 protein — MIRNPVLPGFNPDPSFLRVGEDYYLATSTFEWYPGVCIYHSRDLVNWDLVARPLNRAALLDMRGNPDSCGIWAPCLSHDGEKFWLVYTDVKRFDGSFKDAHSYITCCESVDGEWSDPWYVNSSGFDPSLFHDDDGRKWFVNMRWNHRPKGYNPAHAAFDGILLQEWSPERGLIGEVTNIYAGTDRGLTEAPHLFKRDGYYYLTTAEGGTGYDHAVTMSRARDIRGPYEDHPAKHVISAKGSDHRIQRTGHGQYVETHWGEHYHSFLMGRPLWKDGKPYCPLGRETGLEKVVWKDGWLWLEQGGMLAREVVPSPVDVEPRAREAVKRTLGGALPPEFQWLRTPETERIFREDEHALTLIGRESIGSWFEQSLVARRQEDHVYTAETTVEFAPETYQQSAGLTTYYNRFKFHACLVSHEEGIGRVLHIYSCLGDPDGALTWHGDPIAIGDGPVDLRVTVDGTTQQFWIKRSDWEKVGPELDATLVSDEGGRGEHGSFTGAFVGMVCMDITGQAREARFTRFDYVPRSGDSG, encoded by the coding sequence ATGATCCGCAATCCGGTCTTGCCGGGGTTCAACCCCGATCCTTCATTCCTGCGCGTGGGCGAAGATTATTACCTCGCGACCTCCACCTTCGAGTGGTATCCGGGCGTTTGCATTTATCACTCGCGCGATCTGGTGAACTGGGATCTGGTGGCGCGTCCGCTGAACCGTGCGGCGCTACTGGATATGCGCGGCAATCCCGATAGCTGCGGGATCTGGGCGCCCTGTTTGAGCCATGACGGCGAGAAGTTCTGGCTGGTTTATACGGACGTGAAGCGCTTCGACGGCAGTTTCAAGGATGCGCATAGCTACATCACCTGCTGCGAGAGCGTGGACGGCGAATGGAGCGATCCGTGGTATGTGAACAGCTCGGGTTTCGATCCGTCACTGTTTCACGATGATGATGGGCGCAAGTGGTTCGTCAACATGCGTTGGAACCACCGCCCCAAGGGGTACAATCCGGCTCATGCGGCGTTTGACGGGATACTCTTGCAGGAGTGGTCGCCGGAGCGCGGGCTGATCGGTGAGGTGACGAATATCTATGCAGGGACAGACCGCGGGCTGACAGAGGCACCGCATTTGTTCAAGCGGGATGGGTACTATTACCTGACCACGGCGGAGGGTGGCACGGGGTATGACCACGCCGTCACGATGTCGCGGGCGCGGGATATTCGCGGGCCATACGAGGATCATCCGGCAAAGCATGTGATTTCGGCGAAGGGCAGTGACCATCGTATCCAGCGGACAGGCCATGGACAATATGTGGAGACGCATTGGGGCGAGCATTATCACTCGTTCCTCATGGGGCGGCCGTTGTGGAAAGACGGAAAACCGTATTGCCCGCTTGGGCGGGAGACAGGTCTTGAGAAAGTTGTCTGGAAGGACGGCTGGCTATGGCTCGAACAGGGCGGAATGCTGGCGCGTGAAGTGGTCCCCTCACCTGTGGATGTGGAGCCGCGTGCGCGTGAGGCGGTGAAGCGGACGCTGGGCGGGGCATTGCCGCCCGAGTTCCAATGGCTGCGGACGCCCGAGACGGAGCGCATTTTCCGTGAGGACGAACATGCGTTGACCCTGATCGGGCGGGAAAGCATCGGCTCTTGGTTCGAGCAATCGCTGGTCGCGCGGCGGCAGGAGGATCATGTCTACACTGCCGAGACCACGGTGGAGTTCGCGCCCGAGACCTATCAGCAGTCCGCGGGCCTCACGACCTACTACAACCGTTTCAAGTTCCACGCTTGCCTCGTCAGCCATGAAGAGGGCATCGGGCGGGTGCTGCACATCTATTCCTGCCTTGGCGATCCGGACGGGGCGCTGACGTGGCACGGCGACCCGATTGCGATCGGTGACGGGCCAGTCGATCTGCGGGTCACGGTTGATGGCACCACCCAGCAGTTCTGGATCAAACGGAGCGACTGGGAAAAGGTCGGGCCGGAGCTGGATGCGACGCTAGTGTCGGACGAAGGCGGGCGCGGCGAGCATGGCTCGTTCACCGGCGCATTTGTCGGGATGGTCTGTATGGACATCACCGGACAGGCCCGCGAGGCGCGTTTTACCCGCTTTGATTATGTGCCGCGTTCGGGCGACAGCGGCTGA
- the mgrA gene encoding L-glyceraldehyde 3-phosphate reductase → MTKYTPAEDRYEKMVYRRCGNSGVKLPAVSIGLWHNFGHDTPHQTKRAICQTAFDNGITHFDLANNYGPPPGSAEEAFGDILANDFAGYRDELIISSKAGYHMWDGPYGEWGSRKYLVSSCDQSLKRMGLDYVDIFYSHRFDPDTPLEETMMALDYIVRSGRALYAGISSYNSERTREAVAILKDLGTPCLIHQPSYNMLNRWVETDGLKDTLKELGVGSIAFTPLAQGMLTKKYLGGIPKDSRAAQDKSLDPNMLSDQAIENIRALNDIAAKRGQTLAQMAIAWVLREGGITTALIGASRPEQVTDCCGAIGNLEFTAEELAQIDEYADEEKINLWAKSAELED, encoded by the coding sequence ATGACGAAATATACACCCGCCGAAGACCGCTATGAAAAGATGGTCTACCGCCGCTGTGGCAACTCGGGCGTGAAGCTGCCCGCCGTGTCCATCGGCCTGTGGCACAACTTTGGCCACGACACACCGCACCAGACCAAGCGCGCGATTTGCCAGACCGCATTCGACAACGGCATCACGCACTTCGACCTCGCGAACAACTATGGCCCGCCTCCGGGCAGTGCCGAAGAAGCGTTCGGCGATATTCTTGCCAATGACTTCGCAGGCTACCGCGACGAGCTGATCATCTCGTCCAAAGCGGGCTACCACATGTGGGATGGCCCCTACGGAGAGTGGGGCAGCCGCAAGTACCTCGTGTCGTCCTGCGACCAGTCGCTCAAGCGCATGGGTCTCGATTACGTCGACATCTTCTATTCGCACCGCTTCGATCCCGACACACCGCTCGAAGAGACGATGATGGCGCTCGATTACATCGTGCGTTCCGGCCGCGCGCTCTACGCCGGTATCTCGTCCTATAATTCGGAACGTACCCGCGAAGCGGTCGCGATCCTCAAGGACCTTGGCACGCCCTGCCTCATCCACCAGCCCAGCTACAACATGCTGAACCGCTGGGTGGAAACTGACGGGCTGAAGGACACGCTGAAAGAACTCGGCGTCGGCTCGATTGCCTTCACGCCGCTCGCGCAGGGGATGCTGACCAAGAAGTACCTCGGCGGAATTCCCAAGGACAGCCGCGCGGCGCAGGACAAATCGCTCGACCCGAACATGCTGTCGGACCAAGCGATCGAGAACATCCGCGCGCTGAACGACATCGCGGCAAAGCGCGGCCAGACTCTGGCCCAGATGGCGATTGCGTGGGTACTGCGCGAAGGCGGCATTACCACCGCCCTCATTGGTGCATCCCGCCCCGAGCAGGTCACCGACTGCTGCGGCGCGATCGGAAATCTGGAGTTCACTGCAGAGGAACTCGCCCAGATCGACGAATACGCCGACGAAGAGAAGATCAACCTCTGGGCCAAGTCGGCCGAACTTGAGGATTGA
- a CDS encoding AI-2E family transporter → MGSVLALGIAMNERQEDEFETAIFYLGSIRRLLFGLTIIVLLTTAYFARGIILPVMLGILIALLLSPLVRGMKRLGFSAPIAAMLIVFVVTSLTVAGALALRQPVTDLLANAPQIALDVKIKGREIIEKIAEVREMGENIADMASGDGASDEPAPVADERIDILAMVTNQMVTIVSTFGGAMLLALFILASDDLVQRRIVEVMPRFSDKRRALAVARDVEHQISRYLASITLINMLLGFFVGVACWYLGLPMPAVWGVAAALLNYLPFVGPIMGMIGVGMVALVSFETVGEAFLPPFAYFVLNAIEANFVTPLFVGKRLELNTIAVFLMVMFWIWLWGFAGAFLAVPFLVVVRVLCANIEEWHNFGRFLASRDG, encoded by the coding sequence ATGGGTAGTGTGCTTGCCCTTGGGATCGCGATGAACGAACGACAAGAAGACGAATTCGAAACCGCGATTTTCTATCTGGGCTCCATTCGCCGCCTCCTTTTCGGACTCACCATCATCGTCTTGCTGACGACCGCCTACTTTGCGCGGGGCATTATTCTGCCTGTCATGCTGGGCATTCTGATCGCGCTGCTTCTTAGCCCGCTGGTACGCGGCATGAAGCGGCTCGGCTTTTCCGCTCCCATCGCCGCGATGCTGATCGTGTTCGTGGTGACCTCACTGACGGTGGCGGGCGCTCTTGCGTTGAGGCAGCCCGTGACCGACCTCCTCGCCAATGCGCCGCAGATAGCATTGGACGTGAAGATCAAAGGGCGGGAAATCATCGAGAAGATCGCCGAAGTCCGCGAGATGGGCGAAAACATTGCGGACATGGCCTCTGGTGACGGCGCATCTGACGAGCCTGCGCCTGTTGCCGATGAACGCATCGACATTCTGGCGATGGTCACGAACCAGATGGTGACGATTGTCTCCACCTTTGGCGGCGCAATGCTGCTGGCCCTGTTCATCCTCGCCTCCGACGACCTTGTTCAAAGGCGAATCGTCGAAGTGATGCCCCGTTTCTCGGACAAGCGCCGCGCGCTGGCTGTGGCGCGGGATGTAGAGCATCAGATTTCGCGCTACCTTGCCTCCATCACCCTCATCAACATGCTGCTCGGTTTCTTCGTAGGCGTGGCCTGCTGGTATCTCGGCCTGCCGATGCCTGCAGTCTGGGGCGTTGCTGCGGCGCTCCTGAACTACCTGCCATTCGTGGGCCCAATCATGGGCATGATCGGCGTAGGCATGGTCGCGCTCGTGTCTTTTGAAACCGTCGGCGAAGCGTTCCTGCCGCCTTTCGCCTACTTCGTTCTCAACGCCATCGAGGCTAACTTCGTCACGCCGCTGTTTGTCGGCAAGCGGTTGGAGCTGAACACCATCGCCGTATTCCTCATGGTGATGTTCTGGATCTGGCTCTGGGGCTTTGCGGGCGCGTTCCTTGCCGTTCCATTCCTGGTTGTTGTGCGTGTTCTGTGCGCAAATATAGAGGAGTGGCACAATTTCGGCCGTTTTCTTGCCAGCCGAGATGGGTAG
- the ettA gene encoding energy-dependent translational throttle protein EttA, translating into MANYQFVYFMDGVSKTYPGGKKVFENIRLNFLPGVKIGVVGVNGAGKSSLLKIMAGMDKDFQGEAWAAEGARVGYLPQEPQLDEGLTVRENVMLGVAEKKGKLDRYNELAMNYSDETADEMASLQDEIDSQNLWDLDSQVDVAMEALRCPPDDANVSSLSGGERRRVALCKLLLEAPDMLLLDEPTNHLDAETIAWLQQHLIDYKGTILCVTHDRYFLDDITGWILELDRGQGIPYEGNYSSWLEQKAKRLAQEAREDKSKQKTLERELEWMRQGTKARQAKQKARINAYNELAETSEREKITRAQIVIPNGPRLGGKVIEVNGLKKAMGDKLLIEDLSFDLPPGGIVGVIGPNGAGKSTLFKMLTGQETPDEGTVSYGDTVELSYVDQSRDDLNANDTVWEAISGGAELIQLGDAEVNSRAYCSSFNFKGGDQQKKVGLLSGGERNRVHMAKLLKSGGNVLLLDEPTNDLDVETLRALEDALTEFAGCAVVISHDRFFLDRICTHILAFEGDAHVEWFQGNFEDYEEDKKRRLGPDALEPKRLKHKKFTR; encoded by the coding sequence ATGGCCAATTATCAGTTCGTCTATTTCATGGACGGCGTGTCAAAGACCTATCCTGGTGGGAAGAAAGTCTTTGAGAACATCCGTCTGAACTTCCTTCCGGGCGTGAAGATCGGTGTCGTCGGTGTTAACGGCGCCGGTAAATCGTCGCTGCTCAAGATCATGGCCGGCATGGACAAGGACTTCCAAGGTGAAGCCTGGGCCGCCGAAGGCGCGCGCGTCGGCTATCTCCCGCAGGAGCCGCAGCTCGACGAAGGTCTGACCGTCCGCGAAAACGTCATGCTCGGCGTGGCCGAGAAGAAGGGCAAGCTGGATCGTTACAACGAACTGGCGATGAACTACTCGGACGAAACCGCAGACGAGATGGCTTCGCTTCAGGACGAGATCGACAGCCAGAACCTGTGGGACCTCGACAGCCAGGTCGACGTCGCGATGGAAGCCCTGCGCTGTCCGCCGGATGATGCCAACGTCTCCAGCCTTTCGGGTGGTGAACGTCGCCGCGTAGCCCTGTGTAAGCTGCTTCTCGAAGCGCCCGACATGCTGCTGCTCGACGAACCGACCAACCACCTCGACGCTGAAACCATCGCGTGGCTCCAGCAGCACCTGATCGACTACAAGGGCACGATCCTCTGCGTTACACACGACCGTTACTTCCTTGACGACATCACCGGCTGGATCCTCGAACTCGACCGCGGTCAGGGCATCCCCTACGAAGGTAACTACTCCAGCTGGCTTGAGCAAAAAGCCAAGCGTCTGGCGCAGGAAGCCCGCGAGGACAAGTCCAAGCAAAAGACCCTCGAGCGCGAACTTGAGTGGATGCGTCAGGGCACCAAAGCCCGTCAGGCTAAGCAGAAGGCGCGTATCAACGCCTATAACGAACTGGCTGAAACGTCCGAACGCGAAAAGATCACCCGCGCCCAGATCGTCATTCCGAACGGTCCGCGTCTGGGTGGCAAGGTCATCGAGGTCAACGGCCTGAAGAAGGCTATGGGCGACAAGCTCCTGATCGAAGACCTGTCGTTCGACTTGCCGCCGGGCGGTATCGTCGGCGTCATCGGTCCGAACGGCGCCGGTAAATCGACCCTGTTCAAGATGCTCACCGGTCAGGAAACGCCGGACGAGGGCACCGTGTCTTATGGTGACACCGTAGAGCTGTCGTATGTCGACCAGTCGCGCGATGACCTGAACGCCAACGACACCGTTTGGGAAGCCATCTCGGGCGGCGCCGAACTTATTCAGCTTGGCGATGCCGAAGTGAACAGCCGCGCATACTGCTCGTCGTTCAACTTCAAAGGCGGCGACCAGCAGAAGAAAGTCGGCCTGCTTTCGGGTGGTGAACGTAACCGCGTCCACATGGCCAAGCTGCTCAAGTCGGGCGGTAACGTGCTGCTCCTCGACGAACCGACCAACGACCTCGACGTTGAAACCCTCCGTGCTCTCGAAGACGCGCTGACCGAATTCGCCGGTTGCGCTGTCGTCATCTCGCACGACCGTTTCTTCCTCGACCGTATCTGCACGCACATCCTTGCCTTCGAAGGCGACGCGCATGTGGAGTGGTTCCAAGGCAACTTCGAAGATTACGAAGAAGACAAGAAACGCCGCCTCGGTCCGGATGCACTGGAGCCGAAGCGACTCAAGCACAAGAAATTCACCCGCTGA
- the dacB gene encoding D-alanyl-D-alanine carboxypeptidase/D-alanyl-D-alanine endopeptidase: MSRRAALGGLLSLSATAALANAPLTSLPPLARAPEVPERPRLRPNLDQYIFEAGLTGLTGVIVTDTATGEILEQYQPLTAMPPASVAKVVTSLYALETLGSEYRFTTQLVATGPISDEGVLDGDLVLVGGGDPTLTTDNLGELAQMLVDAGVKEVTGAFQVWGGALPYVEEIEPEQLDHLGYNPAVSGLNLNFNRVFFEWARTGSSYDVTMDARSEKYSPSVEVARMEVIDRTTPIYTYENDDDHDEWTVSKAALGDGGGYWLPVRHPDLYAGDVFHSIARSKGIKLSEPVKADAAPTSEPFLQYLSEPLDVVVKDCLKYSTNLTAEVLGLTATAQRTGIPADLKSSAAEMRQWIFERTGATVRLMDHCGLNPDSRITPASLVGLLNAPDVQNLLRPLLKNIVLRDAEGTPINTAAHVEAKTGTLNFVSALAGYVHTKDGRELSFAIFSGDLPRREAFAETEAGRPQGAASYNGKAKRLQQVLLQRWADF; the protein is encoded by the coding sequence TTGTCCCGACGCGCGGCCCTTGGCGGGCTTCTGAGCCTGTCCGCAACTGCGGCGCTGGCCAATGCTCCTTTGACTTCGCTGCCGCCGCTGGCGCGCGCGCCGGAGGTTCCCGAACGCCCGCGTCTGAGGCCGAACCTCGACCAGTATATCTTCGAGGCGGGGCTGACGGGACTGACAGGTGTCATCGTGACGGACACCGCGACGGGCGAGATACTCGAACAGTACCAGCCGCTCACCGCTATGCCGCCTGCCAGCGTGGCGAAGGTCGTGACGAGCCTTTATGCGCTCGAGACGCTAGGATCAGAATACCGGTTCACCACGCAGCTCGTGGCGACGGGTCCAATCAGCGACGAAGGCGTGCTTGACGGTGATCTGGTGCTCGTCGGCGGCGGCGATCCGACGCTGACGACGGATAATCTGGGCGAGCTGGCGCAGATGCTGGTGGATGCAGGCGTCAAAGAAGTGACCGGTGCGTTTCAGGTCTGGGGCGGCGCCCTGCCCTACGTCGAAGAGATCGAGCCGGAGCAGCTGGACCACCTTGGCTATAACCCCGCCGTTTCGGGGCTGAACCTGAACTTCAACCGCGTGTTCTTCGAATGGGCGCGGACGGGCAGCAGCTACGATGTGACGATGGATGCGCGGTCCGAAAAATACAGCCCGTCGGTCGAGGTCGCACGGATGGAGGTCATCGACCGCACCACCCCGATCTACACCTATGAAAACGACGACGATCACGACGAGTGGACCGTATCCAAGGCGGCGCTCGGCGACGGCGGCGGCTACTGGCTGCCGGTGAGGCATCCCGACCTCTATGCGGGTGATGTGTTCCACAGCATCGCACGCAGCAAAGGCATCAAGCTGTCCGAGCCGGTGAAGGCCGATGCGGCACCGACGAGCGAACCGTTCTTGCAATACCTCAGCGAGCCGCTGGATGTCGTGGTGAAGGATTGCCTGAAGTATTCGACCAATCTGACTGCCGAAGTGCTTGGTCTCACCGCGACTGCCCAGCGCACGGGGATTCCGGCTGATCTGAAATCCTCCGCCGCCGAGATGCGGCAGTGGATTTTCGAGCGGACCGGCGCGACGGTGCGGCTCATGGATCACTGCGGACTCAACCCTGACTCGCGGATTACGCCTGCGTCGCTTGTCGGACTGCTGAATGCGCCTGATGTGCAGAACCTGCTGCGTCCGTTGCTGAAAAATATCGTCCTGCGGGATGCCGAAGGAACACCGATAAACACCGCTGCCCATGTAGAAGCGAAGACCGGCACGCTGAACTTCGTGTCTGCGCTGGCGGGGTATGTGCACACCAAGGACGGGCGAGAGCTGTCGTTTGCGATCTTCAGCGGAGATCTCCCGCGGCGCGAAGCATTCGCCGAAACGGAAGCAGGTCGCCCACAGGGAGCGGCCAGCTACAACGGTAAGGCCAAGCGGCTACAGCAGGTGCTGCTCCAGCGCTGGGCCGATTTCTAG